One Fusobacterium sp. FSA-380-WT-3A DNA window includes the following coding sequences:
- a CDS encoding HutD family protein — MIKILKEKDRVINNWSGGVTKQLYIYPEASTYQERNFKFRISIATTELENSTFTKLENTHRIISILDGRMELEHKNHHNITLEKYQIDRFEGDW, encoded by the coding sequence ATGATAAAAATTTTAAAAGAAAAAGATAGAGTAATTAATAATTGGAGTGGAGGAGTTACAAAACAATTATATATTTATCCAGAAGCTTCTACTTATCAAGAAAGAAATTTTAAATTTAGAATAAGTATAGCTACAACAGAATTAGAAAATTCTACTTTTACAAAATTAGAAAATACTCATAGAATAATATCAATTTTAGATGGAAGAATGGAGTTAGAACATAAAAATCATCATAATATAACTTTAGAAAAATATCAAATAGATAGATTTGAAGGAGATTGGG
- the hutI gene encoding imidazolonepropionase produces MKADLIVYNIGTLVTSKELERKSIGDMENIEVLKNAYIAIEKENIISIGEGNYPIELKDEKTELFNAGGKVITPGIVDSHTHLVHYGSRENELPLKIKGVPYLEILKQGGGILSTVRNTREASKEQLFNKAYEVLNRMIKFGVTTIESKSGYGLNLETEIKQLEVNKELNEKHPLEIISTFLGAHAVPEEYINNKKKYIEEIVKMLKEIKERNLAEFCDIFCEDSVFDIEESRYILNAAKKEGFKLKIHADEIVSLGGAELAGELETVSAEHLMAISDKGIEELSKNNVIANILPATSFNLGKNYAPVRKMINKGVTVALSTDYNPGSCPCENIQLVMNIASAQIKMTPLEIIKATTINGAKAIKKEEKIGSLEVGKQADFIIYDTTNLNYIFYNIGINHVNDVFKKGKIIVKNKELVF; encoded by the coding sequence ATGAAAGCTGATTTAATAGTATATAATATAGGGACTTTAGTAACATCTAAAGAATTAGAAAGGAAAAGTATAGGAGATATGGAAAATATAGAAGTTTTAAAAAATGCCTATATCGCAATAGAAAAAGAAAATATAATTTCAATAGGAGAAGGGAATTACCCTATAGAATTAAAAGATGAAAAAACAGAATTATTTAATGCAGGAGGAAAAGTTATTACACCAGGTATAGTTGATTCACATACACACTTAGTTCATTATGGTTCAAGAGAAAATGAATTACCATTAAAAATAAAGGGAGTACCCTATTTAGAAATATTAAAACAAGGAGGAGGAATATTAAGTACAGTAAGAAATACAAGAGAAGCTTCTAAGGAACAATTATTTAATAAGGCTTATGAAGTTTTAAATAGAATGATTAAGTTTGGAGTTACAACAATAGAAAGTAAAAGTGGGTATGGTCTAAATTTAGAAACAGAAATAAAGCAATTGGAAGTAAATAAGGAATTAAATGAAAAGCATCCATTAGAAATTATTTCTACTTTTTTAGGGGCTCATGCTGTACCTGAGGAGTATATTAATAATAAGAAAAAGTATATAGAAGAAATTGTAAAAATGTTAAAAGAAATAAAAGAAAGAAATTTAGCAGAATTTTGTGATATATTTTGTGAAGATAGTGTTTTTGATATAGAAGAAAGTAGATATATTTTAAATGCAGCTAAAAAAGAAGGATTTAAATTAAAGATACATGCAGATGAAATAGTTTCGTTAGGAGGAGCAGAACTTGCAGGAGAATTAGAAACAGTTTCAGCAGAACATTTAATGGCTATAAGTGATAAAGGAATAGAGGAGTTATCTAAGAATAATGTTATTGCAAATATTTTACCAGCAACATCCTTTAATCTAGGAAAAAATTATGCTCCTGTAAGAAAAATGATAAATAAAGGTGTAACAGTTGCTTTATCAACAGATTATAATCCAGGTTCTTGTCCTTGTGAGAATATACAACTTGTGATGAATATAGCTTCTGCACAAATAAAAATGACTCCATTGGAAATAATAAAAGCAACAACAATAAATGGAGCAAAAGCTATTAAAAAAGAAGAAAAAATAGGAAGTTTAGAAGTTGGAAAACAGGCTGATTTTATTATATATGATACTACTAATTTAAATTATATATTTTATAATATAGGAATAAATCATGTAAATGATGTGTTTAAAAAGGGAAAAATTATAGTAAAAAATAAAGAACTAGTTTTTTAA
- a CDS encoding urocanate hydratase yields MMNKEIFENMSIKLEACDIPEVIPELDPKYRRAPKRVVHLEKDEIELALKNALRYIPEEYHEKLAPEFLDELMEHGRIYGYRFRPAGRIYGKPIDEYKGKCIEGKAMQVMIDNNLDFEIALYPYELVTYGETGQVCQNWMQYRLIKKYLENLTQDQTLVVASGHPTGLFRSKPDAPRAIITNALMVGAFDDYDNWARAAAIGVANYGQMTAGGWMYIGPQGIVHGTYSTILNAARLFCGVPNDGDLTGKLFVTSGLGGMSGAQGKATVIAKGVGIVAEVDISRIQTRLSQGWVDEIIADPAKAFEVAKEKLESKTPYAIAFHGNIVDLLEYADKNNIHIDLLSDQTSCHAVYDGGYCPAGISFEERTRLLAEDRVEFNRLVNETLRRHYHVIKNLTEKGVYFFDYGNSFLKSLYDIGIKEISKNGRDDKGGFIFPFYVEDILGPELFDYGYGPFRWVCLSGKKEDLLKTDKAALELVDPNRRYQDRDNYMWIKNADENGLVVGTQARIFYQDAMSRTNIALKFNEMIRNGEIGPVMLGRDHHDVSGTDSPFRETSNIKDGSNIMADMATQCFAGNAARGMSMIALHNGGGVGIGKSINGGFGMVLDGSHRVDEILMQAMPWDVMGGVARRAWARNSHSIETVIKYNQDNKGTDHITLPYIANEQLIQKLVEEKIK; encoded by the coding sequence ATGATGAATAAAGAAATATTTGAAAATATGTCAATAAAATTAGAGGCTTGTGATATACCAGAGGTTATACCAGAGTTAGATCCTAAGTATAGAAGAGCACCAAAAAGAGTAGTACATTTAGAAAAAGATGAGATAGAATTAGCTTTAAAAAATGCTTTAAGATATATACCAGAAGAATATCATGAAAAATTAGCACCAGAATTTTTAGATGAACTTATGGAACATGGAAGAATTTATGGATATAGATTTAGACCAGCTGGAAGAATTTATGGAAAACCTATTGATGAATATAAAGGAAAATGTATAGAAGGAAAAGCTATGCAAGTTATGATAGATAATAACTTGGATTTTGAAATAGCATTATATCCTTATGAATTAGTAACTTATGGAGAAACAGGACAAGTATGTCAAAACTGGATGCAATATAGATTGATAAAAAAATATCTAGAAAATTTAACACAAGATCAAACACTTGTAGTTGCATCAGGACATCCAACAGGATTATTTAGATCAAAACCAGATGCACCAAGAGCAATAATTACTAATGCATTAATGGTTGGAGCATTTGATGATTATGATAACTGGGCAAGGGCAGCAGCAATTGGAGTAGCAAACTATGGACAAATGACAGCAGGAGGATGGATGTACATAGGACCACAAGGAATAGTTCATGGAACATATTCAACAATACTTAATGCAGCAAGACTATTCTGTGGAGTTCCTAATGATGGAGATTTAACAGGAAAATTATTTGTAACATCAGGATTAGGAGGAATGAGTGGAGCTCAAGGGAAAGCTACAGTAATAGCTAAAGGAGTTGGAATAGTAGCAGAAGTTGATATTTCAAGAATTCAGACAAGATTATCTCAAGGATGGGTAGATGAAATAATTGCAGATCCAGCGAAAGCTTTTGAAGTAGCAAAGGAAAAATTAGAAAGTAAAACTCCTTATGCAATAGCATTTCATGGAAATATAGTTGATTTATTAGAATATGCAGATAAAAATAATATTCATATAGATTTACTTTCAGATCAAACTTCTTGCCATGCTGTTTATGATGGAGGATATTGTCCAGCAGGAATAAGTTTTGAAGAAAGAACAAGATTATTAGCAGAAGATAGAGTAGAATTTAATAGATTAGTAAATGAAACATTAAGAAGACATTATCATGTAATTAAAAATCTTACTGAAAAAGGAGTATATTTCTTTGACTATGGAAATAGTTTTTTAAAATCATTATATGATATAGGAATAAAAGAAATTTCTAAGAATGGAAGAGATGATAAAGGAGGATTTATATTCCCTTTTTATGTAGAAGATATATTAGGACCTGAATTATTTGATTATGGTTATGGACCATTTAGATGGGTTTGCTTATCTGGTAAAAAAGAAGATTTATTAAAAACAGATAAAGCTGCTTTAGAATTAGTTGACCCAAATAGAAGATATCAAGATAGAGATAATTATATGTGGATAAAAAATGCTGATGAAAATGGTTTAGTAGTAGGAACTCAAGCAAGAATTTTTTATCAAGATGCTATGAGCAGAACAAATATAGCTCTTAAATTCAATGAAATGATTAGAAATGGAGAGATAGGACCAGTTATGTTAGGAAGAGATCATCATGATGTATCAGGAACAGATTCTCCATTTAGAGAAACTTCAAATATCAAAGATGGAAGTAATATAATGGCTGATATGGCAACTCAATGTTTTGCAGGAAATGCAGCAAGAGGAATGTCAATGATAGCTCTTCATAATGGTGGAGGAGTTGGAATTGGAAAATCTATTAATGGTGGATTTGGAATGGTTCTAGATGGAAGTCATAGAGTAGATGAAATATTAATGCAAGCTATGCCTTGGGATGTAATGGGAGGAGTAGCAAGAAGAGCTTGGGCAAGAAATTCTCATTCAATAGAAACAGTTATAAAATATAATCAAGATAACAAAGGTACAGACCATATTACTTTACCTTATATAGCTAATGAACAATTAATTCAAAAATTAGTTGAAGAAAAAATTAAATAG
- the hutH gene encoding histidine ammonia-lyase: protein MSILMIGDKKLTLEDLINVTRKGYQVEISESAYEKIARARKLVDTYVEEKRVSYGITTGFGKFCDTVVSKEETGILQKNLIMSHSCGVGNPLPIDVVRGIMLLRVVNLTKGYSGARKITVDTLVEMLNKGVTPFVPEKGSLGASGDLAPLSHIVLVMLGLGKAYYQGVLMDGKEAMEKGGVKILPELSSKEGLALINGTQVMTSVGAHVTYDAINLMKHLDLAGALTIEALNGITCAFDPRVHEIRGHQGQIRTAENFRRILEGSKNTTKQGQLRVQDPYVLRCIPQIHGASKDALEYLRYKVEMEMDAVTDNPIIFCETDDVISGGNFHGQPMALIFDYLGIAISEMANVSERRIERLVNPNLNFGLPAFLVENGGVNSGFMIVQYAAAAVVSENKVLAHPASVDSIPSSANQEDHVSMGTIAARKAGEILKNTRKVIAMEMLCACQGVDLRKAQDKLGEGTRDAYRLVREKVSYYDADRVMHLDIDSVENLIESNKVVEAVEKVIGEMKI from the coding sequence ATGTCAATACTTATGATAGGAGATAAAAAACTAACTCTAGAAGATTTAATTAATGTTACAAGAAAAGGTTATCAAGTAGAAATATCAGAAAGTGCTTATGAAAAAATAGCTAGAGCAAGAAAATTGGTTGATACTTATGTAGAAGAAAAAAGAGTTTCTTATGGAATAACAACAGGATTTGGAAAATTTTGTGATACAGTAGTTTCAAAGGAAGAAACAGGTATTTTACAAAAAAATTTGATAATGAGTCATTCTTGTGGAGTAGGAAATCCTTTACCAATAGATGTAGTTAGAGGAATTATGCTTTTAAGAGTAGTAAATTTGACAAAAGGATATTCAGGAGCTAGAAAAATTACAGTAGATACTTTAGTTGAAATGTTAAATAAAGGAGTAACTCCATTTGTTCCAGAGAAAGGGTCTTTAGGTGCATCAGGAGATTTAGCACCTTTATCTCATATTGTTTTAGTAATGTTAGGATTAGGAAAAGCTTATTATCAAGGTGTATTAATGGATGGTAAAGAAGCTATGGAAAAAGGTGGAGTAAAAATATTACCTGAACTTTCTTCAAAAGAAGGATTAGCATTAATAAATGGAACTCAAGTTATGACTTCTGTTGGAGCTCATGTAACATATGATGCAATAAATTTAATGAAACATTTAGATTTAGCAGGTGCTTTAACAATAGAGGCTTTAAATGGAATTACTTGTGCTTTTGATCCAAGAGTTCATGAAATCAGAGGACACCAAGGACAAATAAGAACGGCAGAAAATTTTAGAAGAATTTTAGAGGGAAGTAAAAATACTACAAAACAAGGACAATTAAGAGTTCAAGATCCATATGTATTGAGATGTATACCACAAATTCATGGAGCTAGTAAAGATGCTTTAGAATATTTAAGATATAAAGTAGAAATGGAAATGGATGCAGTGACAGATAATCCAATTATTTTCTGTGAAACAGATGATGTTATATCCGGAGGAAATTTTCATGGACAACCAATGGCTTTAATATTTGATTATTTAGGAATAGCAATATCAGAAATGGCAAATGTTTCAGAAAGAAGAATAGAAAGATTAGTAAATCCTAATTTAAATTTTGGATTACCAGCATTTTTAGTAGAAAATGGGGGAGTAAATTCAGGATTTATGATAGTTCAATATGCAGCAGCAGCTGTAGTGTCAGAAAATAAGGTTTTAGCACATCCTGCTTCAGTAGATTCAATTCCTTCATCAGCAAATCAAGAAGATCATGTTTCAATGGGAACTATTGCAGCAAGAAAAGCTGGAGAAATATTAAAAAATACAAGAAAAGTAATTGCAATGGAAATGTTATGTGCTTGTCAAGGAGTAGATCTTAGAAAAGCCCAAGATAAATTAGGAGAAGGTACTAGAGATGCATATAGATTAGTAAGAGAAAAAGTATCATATTATGATGCAGATAGAGTTATGCATTTAGATATAGATTCAGTAGAGAATTTAATAGAAAGTAATAAAGTAGTAGAGGCAGTAGAAAAAGTAATAGGAGAAATGAAAATATAA
- a CDS encoding Na+/H+ antiporter family protein, whose protein sequence is MLLFNPVVISVIVMGVLCLLRLNVMLSMIVASLVAGMMSGMGLGSTMKYLVAGMGGNSETALSYILLGTLAVAINQTGLASIMSKKIANLVNGRKKVLILLIAFLACFSQNLIPVHIAFIPILIPPLLKMMNHLKIDRRAVACALTFGVKVPYIVLPVGFGLIFHTIVKEQLNANGYNITLDQVWKSNWFLGIAMLLGLLIAVFITYRKDREYQDLPLKGFSEDKDIPEHMERKHWITLGAAILAFVVQLITGSLPLGAIAALIMMMIFRVINLKEIDNLLNGGVMIMGLIAFVMLVAAGYGNVIRETNAIPVLVEGVVAIIGTNKLIAAFVMLTVGLFVSIGLGSSFGTIPILAVIYCPLALKLGFSPTAMIILITTAGALGDAGSPASDSTLGPTSGLNADGQHQHIVDTCIPTFSHYTVLLFIFGLIGATIF, encoded by the coding sequence ATGTTATTATTTAATCCAGTAGTAATTTCAGTTATTGTTATGGGAGTTTTGTGTTTATTACGATTAAATGTAATGCTTTCTATGATTGTTGCATCATTAGTGGCAGGAATGATGTCGGGAATGGGTTTAGGATCAACTATGAAATATTTAGTTGCTGGAATGGGAGGAAATTCTGAAACAGCACTAAGTTATATTTTATTGGGAACTTTAGCAGTAGCAATAAATCAAACGGGATTAGCTAGTATAATGTCTAAAAAAATAGCTAATTTAGTTAACGGTAGAAAAAAAGTTTTAATATTATTAATAGCTTTTTTAGCTTGTTTTTCACAAAATTTAATACCAGTTCATATTGCTTTTATACCAATTCTTATTCCTCCATTATTAAAAATGATGAATCACTTAAAAATTGATAGAAGAGCTGTTGCATGTGCTTTAACATTTGGTGTAAAAGTTCCTTATATAGTTTTACCAGTAGGTTTTGGATTAATTTTTCATACTATAGTTAAGGAACAATTAAATGCGAATGGTTATAATATAACATTGGATCAAGTTTGGAAGTCTAATTGGTTTTTAGGAATTGCAATGTTATTAGGATTGTTGATAGCTGTATTTATAACTTATAGAAAAGATAGAGAATATCAAGATTTGCCATTAAAAGGTTTTTCAGAAGATAAAGATATTCCAGAACATATGGAGAGAAAGCATTGGATAACATTAGGAGCAGCTATTTTAGCTTTTGTAGTTCAGTTAATAACAGGTTCTTTACCATTAGGTGCTATAGCGGCATTAATAATGATGATGATTTTTAGAGTAATAAATTTAAAAGAGATAGATAATTTATTAAATGGTGGAGTAATGATAATGGGTCTTATAGCATTTGTAATGTTAGTTGCAGCGGGATATGGAAATGTTATTAGGGAAACAAATGCAATTCCAGTATTAGTCGAAGGAGTAGTAGCTATAATTGGAACAAATAAATTAATTGCAGCATTTGTGATGTTAACAGTTGGACTTTTTGTGTCAATAGGATTGGGAAGTTCATTTGGAACGATACCAATTTTAGCTGTAATATATTGTCCTTTAGCATTAAAATTAGGTTTTTCTCCTACTGCAATGATAATATTAATAACTACAGCTGGTGCATTGGGAGATGCTGGTTCTCCTGCTTCAGATTCTACTCTTGGTCCTACATCTGGATTAAATGCAGATGGGCAACATCAACATATAGTAGATACATGTATACCTACTTTTAGTCACTATACAGTACTATTATTTATTTTTGGATTAATAGGGGCAACTATATTTTAA
- a CDS encoding ROK family protein: MYQKKVKESNKNNIFKYIFEKRKSFVINDIAENLNITFPTVKKIINSFLKQNIIFERQKVGFGVGRKAMEYELNEEFCYSIGILASSTKLKFILTNAIGKILKQQIYELKSNNCKAEILNSTKDFLNTISPEVRKKLIGIGISVPGIVSEEGNFIEFSSKEKIVLSFIEELKNLFHIPVLIENESNLAAIAEAFLTRNSIYSTFTILTINEYVGISNFHQDSLNNTLFFKAGRLHHMVIESNGKLCECGTHGCWGTYVSDKVLLNDFQKYFPSIKTYNEIFDLKYHETNIGASLIDNYLEHLAIGIKNILFFSNPEKLIISGNISIYKEYIADKLIEKIYKNHIFYRGKETIVFSSLNENGSIIGAAMFPILDKII; encoded by the coding sequence ATGTATCAGAAAAAAGTAAAGGAGTCAAATAAAAATAATATTTTTAAATATATTTTTGAGAAAAGAAAATCTTTTGTTATAAACGACATTGCAGAAAATCTCAATATTACTTTTCCTACTGTAAAAAAAATTATTAATTCCTTTTTAAAACAAAATATAATTTTTGAAAGGCAAAAAGTTGGATTTGGTGTTGGAAGAAAGGCAATGGAATATGAACTTAATGAAGAATTTTGTTATTCTATAGGAATTTTAGCTTCTTCTACAAAACTTAAATTTATTTTAACTAATGCAATTGGAAAAATTTTAAAACAACAGATTTATGAATTAAAAAGTAATAATTGTAAAGCTGAAATTTTAAATTCTACCAAAGATTTTTTAAATACAATTAGCCCTGAAGTCAGAAAAAAATTAATAGGTATAGGAATATCTGTACCTGGTATTGTTAGTGAAGAAGGAAATTTTATAGAGTTTTCTTCTAAGGAAAAAATTGTTCTTTCTTTTATTGAAGAATTGAAAAATTTATTCCACATTCCTGTATTAATAGAAAATGAATCAAATCTAGCTGCTATTGCTGAAGCATTTTTAACTAGAAATTCTATTTATTCTACTTTTACTATTTTGACTATAAATGAATATGTTGGAATTAGCAATTTTCATCAAGATTCTTTAAACAATACTCTTTTTTTTAAAGCTGGAAGACTTCACCATATGGTTATAGAATCAAATGGTAAATTATGTGAATGTGGAACACATGGATGTTGGGGAACTTATGTTTCAGATAAGGTCTTACTTAATGACTTCCAAAAATATTTTCCATCTATTAAAACTTATAATGAAATTTTTGATTTAAAATATCATGAAACTAATATAGGAGCTTCTCTTATAGATAATTATTTAGAACACTTAGCAATCGGAATAAAAAATATTTTATTCTTTTCAAATCCAGAAAAATTAATAATTTCTGGTAATATTTCTATTTACAAAGAATATATAGCTGATAAATTAATTGAAAAAATATATAAAAATCATATTTTTTATCGTGGTAAAGAAACTATAGTGTTTTCATCTTTAAATGAAAATGGAAGTATTATAGGAGCTGCTATGTTTCCTATATTAGATAAAATAATTTAG